In a single window of the uncultured Fibrobacter sp. genome:
- a CDS encoding fibrobacter succinogenes major paralogous domain-containing protein: protein MKKWILPAFALGSFFMVACSDGKDTAGTSEESEGITAIKDLNVAGTAQKGPFVKGSAVTVQGIDCKTLNYTGEVFDGAVKSDKGDFAVDDVTLSASCAVFAVTGKYRSEITGKESASEITLHALTDLRDRESVNINVLTELEYERVMHLVNEEGKTFADAKALAEKEVLAAFSIAGDFDNSEDLTIFENGDGNAALLAVSVLMLAETDDAGLAKRIEKFADSFAETGEWNDDKTKATIEKWQVAATTDGTLDSIRKNIESWGYADVVPAFEKYVEVFGNDVVPASSGNLPSSSSSTEGRGSSSSRVDPYLNPNIDYGEMTDSRDGKVYKTLKIGNQVWMAENLNYEADGSRCYNDSAEYCAKYGRLYPWGVAMDSMGKWSTNGKGCGMGSTCSPTYPVRGVCPSGWHLPTKAEWETLFTEVGGSSVAGNVLKDSSSWDYDADGTDDFGFSALPAGSHRYDVHYEGFGKGAYFLTSTEYSENSSYSVLLDYRDEAHFYSYYKFYENSVRCVMDDDGSVPESSSSSAVSSSSSSWVPWTEADSGSTFVFDLSVPKEAYLNPDIQYGTLVDSRDAQTYKTVQIGDLVWMAENLNYASEGSACFNDTASYCELFGRLYYWSTAMDSAGTWSDHGKGCGYNKTCTPTYPVRGICPEGWHLPSAEEFNKLIDAVGGLDSASRKLMSPVGWYDHFMTAQFHADNSTGFSAIASGGKTTESGFWGLGRGTGFFSSTEFNVYNARNMSLYPSEPAVGTTAKKGMESVRCVKD, encoded by the coding sequence ATGAAGAAATGGATTCTGCCAGCGTTTGCGCTCGGGTCGTTTTTTATGGTGGCCTGTTCCGATGGCAAGGATACCGCCGGTACGAGTGAGGAGTCAGAGGGCATCACCGCGATCAAGGACTTGAACGTGGCGGGCACCGCGCAGAAGGGACCGTTCGTGAAGGGCTCTGCGGTGACGGTGCAGGGAATCGACTGCAAGACTCTGAATTATACGGGCGAAGTTTTTGATGGTGCCGTCAAGAGCGACAAGGGCGACTTTGCTGTTGACGATGTGACGCTCTCTGCATCGTGTGCGGTGTTTGCTGTGACGGGTAAATATCGCAGCGAAATTACCGGCAAGGAGTCGGCGAGCGAGATTACGCTCCATGCATTGACCGACCTGAGGGATCGCGAAAGCGTGAACATTAACGTGCTTACTGAGCTGGAATACGAACGCGTAATGCACCTCGTAAACGAAGAAGGCAAGACGTTTGCGGATGCGAAGGCGCTGGCCGAGAAGGAAGTTCTTGCGGCGTTCAGTATTGCGGGCGACTTCGACAATTCCGAAGACCTGACTATCTTTGAAAATGGAGACGGTAACGCGGCGCTCCTTGCCGTGAGCGTGTTGATGTTGGCAGAAACGGATGATGCGGGCCTTGCAAAGCGCATCGAAAAGTTCGCAGATTCGTTCGCGGAAACCGGCGAGTGGAATGATGATAAAACGAAGGCTACGATTGAAAAATGGCAGGTTGCCGCTACGACCGACGGAACGCTCGATTCGATTCGCAAGAATATCGAAAGCTGGGGCTACGCCGACGTGGTACCTGCATTCGAAAAGTATGTGGAAGTCTTCGGAAACGATGTCGTTCCTGCCTCGAGCGGAAACCTCCCCTCTTCGTCATCCTCGACCGAAGGGAGGGGATCCAGTAGTAGTCGCGTTGACCCTTATCTGAATCCGAATATTGATTATGGTGAAATGACGGATTCCCGCGATGGCAAGGTTTACAAGACCTTAAAAATCGGTAATCAAGTGTGGATGGCGGAAAACCTGAACTATGAAGCAGACGGTAGCCGCTGCTATAACGACTCTGCTGAATATTGTGCAAAGTATGGTCGCTTGTATCCGTGGGGTGTCGCGATGGACAGCATGGGAAAATGGAGTACGAACGGCAAGGGCTGCGGCATGGGTTCTACGTGCTCACCGACATACCCTGTACGTGGAGTCTGTCCCAGTGGTTGGCACTTGCCGACTAAAGCGGAGTGGGAAACCCTGTTCACCGAAGTCGGGGGTTCATCGGTTGCTGGTAATGTGCTCAAGGATTCTTCCAGTTGGGATTATGATGCCGATGGTACGGATGATTTTGGATTCTCGGCACTCCCTGCCGGCTCTCATCGCTATGATGTACATTACGAAGGCTTTGGCAAAGGTGCATACTTCTTGACATCTACGGAATACAGTGAAAACAGCTCGTATAGCGTCTTATTGGATTACAGAGACGAAGCTCATTTCTACAGCTACTACAAGTTCTACGAGAATTCTGTCCGCTGCGTCATGGATGATGACGGAAGTGTTCCGGAATCCAGCAGTAGCTCTGCGGTGTCTTCGTCATCTTCGAGTTGGGTTCCTTGGACAGAAGCTGACTCCGGTAGCACTTTTGTCTTTGACTTGAGCGTTCCCAAGGAAGCTTACTTGAATCCGGACATTCAATATGGCACTCTTGTTGATTCCCGTGACGCGCAAACTTACAAGACGGTGCAAATCGGTGACCTGGTTTGGATGGCCGAAAATTTAAACTACGCGTCGGAGGGGAGCGCTTGCTTTAACGATACCGCTTCATATTGCGAACTGTTTGGTCGTTTGTACTATTGGAGTACCGCCATGGATAGCGCGGGAACGTGGAGTGACCATGGCAAGGGTTGTGGCTACAACAAAACCTGTACGCCGACATACCCTGTTCGTGGAATCTGTCCTGAGGGTTGGCATCTGCCTTCGGCAGAGGAATTCAATAAGTTGATTGATGCGGTTGGTGGACTCGATTCTGCTAGTAGAAAGTTGATGTCTCCTGTGGGGTGGTACGATCACTTTATGACGGCGCAGTTCCATGCGGATAACTCCACCGGCTTTTCAGCAATTGCTTCTGGAGGCAAGACGACGGAATCGGGCTTTTGGGGATTGGGCCGCGGAACAGGCTTTTTCAGTTCTACCGAATTCAATGTCTACAATGCCCGCAATATGAGCCTTTACCCGTCGGAACCTGCAGTCGGTACGACAGCCAAGAAAGGTATGGAATCGGTGCGTTGCGTGAAGGACTAG